TCGGAGGATCTCTCCCAGGCTGCAACCCCGAAATCTATTATAGGGTCGCGATTGTCGAAGGGACctttttttatgatttatctTTTGAGACATTGGTTTTTGTCACTTTCTTTTGAATAAAGGCTTTTTATAGCCCGCTCCTTGACTTTATGAATAATGATGCTTCATGTTTTACCCTTTTATTTACTACTTGCTCTTACTTCGCTCCTGCAtgctttttcttttgaaaaatatttgtttgcCTGTTTTTCGATCGAGGTGGGAATTTGTAGTCTGTGATCCCTCTTTTTTCGTATGTTGAATGGTAGGATCTGGGGAGATAAGCTAATAATCAGGAGGTTTTCGAGCTAGAATGTGGACTGTTTGGAGTCTGGAGAATGATCTTGTAACCCGGAGGTTGCATGTGGAGATGGAGGCACAAAGGCTCTTCTTGGATCCTCAGCTGGCGTTTGGGACCCGGAGGTCCCTGTTAGACCACAAGGTCTTTTATCTGGGACCCGGAGGTCTTTTCTCTAGGTCCTGGGACCGATACTGGGGCCCGGAGGCGATATAGGAATCCGGAGATTCTGTGATCAGATCCGGAGATCGTGGTTGGAACCAAGATGTTTCTGTGACTGGACCCGGAGGTCGTATGAGAATACAGGGGTTTTCCCTTAGATCCGGAGATCGTATCGGGACCTTGGTGTatttggaccctgaggtcgtgtgGGAACCCAGAGGTTCTTTAGGGATGTAACGACCCCGATGCGTCCTAGGCTACACAGGGGTTCTATCCTTTTTTGTAGAATCATATTAGGCATTTGAGGCCGtgttggaacccggaggtttggATCCGGAGATTGCtggttggaacccggaggttctttgAAGTTGTAATGATTCTGATGCGCCCGAGGCTGCACAATGGTTCtaacttctttttatctttggaaccctgAGGCCACATAGGAACCTGAAGGTTCTTCCTTAGATCCTGAGATGTTTgattggaacccggaggctatgggggaacccggaggttcttccttagattttaaGCCTAGGACCCGAAATCGTTTCGGGAACCTTGGGTTTTTTTTTAGATCAGGGGCTCGCATAAGGACCTGGAGTTCCTTTGGAACTCggaatgttttgttttttgcagGGACCGTACTCCGCCTTCCTAGGCAAGACTACTACCGATACCTGTTTGGATTTCACATTCTTTCGCTCAGAAGCTGGCAACTATCGAGTTCCTATGATGTATTCTACTTCTGCAGGAAGTCACTGACATGCTTtgagggtgctggtgtgggtgttaTGACCCAAGTGCCATGCTACGCTGCTTTCCATGTTTTAGAGAAGCAGGATTTAGATTGCTCCCTGTATTTCATAGTACTTTTGCAATGAGTATATAccatgtgttccatgtatcgtGTAGCTCGTAgtgttttaatacatgtactttTCACATTGATACTTAAGAgaccccgatgcgccttaggctgcacatgggttttaggtagttttgacagcatactcaggcttgcgcctacccattcctgctttatgtctcataccaTTTTGATTCTTTGTGGGCATGCCACTATGGCCGTGCCACTTTTGTGAGGGTTGGCTAGGATCAGAGGTCTCTGgagacctgatccagctcgtatGCCACTTTAAGTATAATGATTTCCCCTCTGCTTTTATGGtcgaaactattttattataagctttgtccgaagacgtttagcatacataggagtaggaaatcatgatgcttaaatagtatatagtagTATAGAAATCATGATCCGGAGaccatattaaaaatgataggctTTGAGGTGCAGGGCATTCCAACAGTTgggttgtattttacctttgctATCTTGCAGTCTGTAGGCGCCTGCTCTCCGCACCTCGATGaccttatagggtccttcccacccTAGGTGAGTTTCCTCGTTAGTTTTTTCTTCTGGTCGTAGGACCCAGTCCCCTTGCTGGAAGGTTATAGTTCTGACTTTCTTGTACGTCCTGGCGACGTCTTGCTGGTAAGACCAGTTTCTAATTCGAGCGGCCTCTCTTTTTTCGTCGAGCAGGTCAAGGCTTAGTGCCATCAGCTCGTTATTCTCCTTCTGAGATGTAGATCCAGAGACCATTGTTCTTACGTGCATCTCTGCAGGTACAATGGCCTCAGAGCCATAGGCCCAGAGGACTCCGTGTAGGGGGTTTCCCCTGTTGCTGTTTTAGGAGTGGTCCGGTAGGCCCAGAGGACTCCGTGTAGTTCCTCCGCCCACTTCCGGTGAGAGCCCTCCAGTTGCTTTTTAAGCATGTTGACCACTGTTTTGTTTGTGGATTCTGCTTGTCCGTTAGACTAGGGGGTGTCAAGGTGTGGCGAAAGTTAATTTTATGCCCCAGTCCTTGCAGAACTACTTGAAGTTGTGGCTCGTGAACTGGGGTTCATTGTCAGTGACGATCTCGTGGGGGACCCCGAAGCGAGTGATTACTTAGGTCCATAGGAACTTACGGATCTGGAGATCTGTTATGCGGCTGAGCGCTTCTGCTTCGACCCACTTGAAAAAGTAGTCAGTGACTATCAGAAGGAAGACCTTCTGCCCCGGCGCCATAGGGAATTTTCCTACTATATCCATGCCCCACTTTCTGAAGGGCCATGGTGAGCTTATGGACTTGAGGTTCTTCAGGGGAAGCTTAGAAACTGGAGCGTGCCTTTGGCATTGGTTGCAGTGCTTGGCTTGTCTGTCAGCGTCGGCGGCCATCGATGGCCAATCATAACCGGCCCTTCTGGCTCTGAGCACCAGGCTCCGACCGCTAGAGTGGGATCcacaatctccttcatgtagttCTACAAGGATTCTAGCGGCTTCTCGGGGTGTAACACACCTCAGATACAGACCAGCGAAAGATCTCCGGTACAGCTTCTCCTGGGAGATACAGTACCTAGCGGCTTGCTTTTTGATCTTTCTGGCCTCGCCACAGTCTTCCGGGAGGATATCAGCCTCCAGGTACCAGAATAGGGGGGACATCCAAGTTTCACCTTCTTCGACGGTGGATACCTCCTCTGGCGGGGGTTCCTCCATGGTAGCTGGCCATTGAAGCACGAGCAAGGGGATACTCATCTGTCTAGTTGTTTCAAGGGCGGACCCTAGATTAGCCAGGGCATCAGATTGTGAATTTTTTTCCCGGGGGATTTGATTGAGCTTGCAGCTTTTGAACTTCTTGATTAGTCGCTGAGAGACCGCCAGATACTGGATCATGCTGTCGTCTTTTTCTTGGTACTCCCCTTGTACCTGTATGATTATCAGCGGGGAGTCGCCGAAGACCTGGATGTTCTCTGCCCCCATCTGATGGGCGAGGGTTAGGACTGCGATTAGGGCTTCGTACTCGCTTTCGTTGTTGGTTGCTTTGAAGTTGCATCTCACTGCCCTTGAGGCTGTGTTCCCTGTTGGCGAGGTAAGCACTATCCCTACTCCAGCTCCTCTGACGTTGCTGGATCCATCAACGTGTAGGATCCATTCTCCCTCTTCCTTACTTTTGCCTCGAAGGCGTACCTCCTGCTCCAGAGCTGGGAGCAAGGCAGGGGAGAATTCAGCTACGAAGTTTGCTAGGACCTGCCAATTTGTAGCCGTGGCGGGTCAAAATATTACATCGTACTCCCATAGTTTCACAGCCCATTTGGCTAGGAGTCCAGAGACTTCTAGTTTATGGAGGACCAACTTTACAAGGAAGGAGGTAACAACCACGATTGGAGCTTACGAGCAGCGACTATCAGGGATAAGACCAGCTTTTCTAGGTGGCtattgttggggaaaaatatcccggtatcatttcctccagcctccagGCAGGACCCAGACCCTTGGGTCCCTGATAAGGGAACGCTCCAGGTCCCCGCTAGAAGGAACTTGAGTTCGGTCCCTGGAACCGAGctcccttccaagaaatggaaaacttccgataaggagaaccttccatattttcgaatatggaagagtttaacctaatggAACCGACTCCTAGACGACTATATGAGAGCTGTCAAAACCCTAAAGCAAAGGATCAACTTCTCTAAGGCTTAGAGACTAGAGTTAAACGGatagaattagggttcttactcaaTACATTGTAATCTTGCTTGTTCTATCTAGTAAAAGTCTCTTCAAGCCTATCTCTTTATTATCCTCTCTAAATCCTCACGAAATCCATACCAATACTCTTGGTTTACTAGCCTGTCCATCGTTCCGTTGTACTCACAAAGAGCCTACagaaaaatcccctaacagtttggcgctagaaggaggggagtaatctaacTACGTGATGGTGGCGGTGGATGAGCACGGCGAACCAGCTGAAGCTGCTCAAACGACAGCTGAGCTTCAAAAGCAAATAGACGGCCTGCAAGGCCAAATCGACATGCATCTAGCTCGGGAGACTACCGGAGAAAACCCCGACCGCTCTTCAGAAGTTCAAGGTCTGAAGGAGAAACTTGACGAACACTCCAAACAGCTGGAGCAAAGTGCCGAGAAGCTAAGCCAGCTTCAGTCAGCAAACACAGTCCTCAGGAACCAGAACCAAGCCCTCAACAAGGCAGGCAACAAGAAGCGTCGTTTCAACACCCAGTTCCGACCTATGGGAAATCTGAACACACCCAGCATCGGAGTAGGTACCACCGACACGCTTCCTGCACCTGGGGTAGCTGGGGAAACTCGGGAAGGGACCGAGAATCCTCAAATTCATGACCTGGAAGAGAGCGATTCCGAGCCGGAATCCGAGAAAGAAGCACTTGAGAGGACTGCAGCAACATAGTCCTCCATAACCGCCTACCTGGAGCAGGTTTTCTCTAAGAGATTCGACGCCATGCAGTCCATGGTAGAAAGCCTACCAGGAGTAACTCCCCCAATCCGGAGGAGCAACCCAAATTCCCACGCCGATACCCCCTTTGTGGAGGAAATCGGCTCACATGAGATGCCTAGAAAGTTCTCCTTCTCCAGCATCAAGATGTATGACGGTACTGGTGACCCCGACGATCACATCGTGCAGTACAAGCAAAGGATGTTGGTGGTTGCACTCCCTAAGGAGTCCAGCGAAGCCACGATGTGCAAAGGGTTCGGTTCCCCTCTGATCGGACCTGCCTTGCAATGGTACATCAATCTCCCAACCAGGTCCATATCTTCCTTCGCAGGCCTGAGAGACAAATTCGTGGAGCAATTCACAAGTAGTAGAAGCCTGGAGAAGACTTCAGATGGTCTCTACGAGATCCTCCAGCATCGAGTGGAACCCCTGCGAGActacatagcccgcttcaaCCAGGAGAAAGTGGCAGTCCCCGAATGCAGCATCCCTACCGGGATCTCTGCCTTCAAGAGAGGTCTGCTTTCAGATGGGGGCCTATACAAAGAGTTGACCATGTACCCTTGTAAGAACATGGAAGATGTGTTGTCGCGAGCCTAGGCGCAGGTGAAGTGGGAGGAAGAGGTTGCTAGCCGTGCCAAGGCTCAACCAAAGAAGGACCAAAGGTCAGCCCGATCAGATTGAGGTGACCGAGATGAAAGATCCTCCCAAAAAGGATCCAAGAACTCATGTAGTAGAAACAGGGGCAGGTTCCAGTACCGGCCGtaagagaaggaagaagggaTGTCGGTATCTACCTGGCCCGATATCTCCCATCTCTCAATATCAACACCAGAGCTAGTCAACGCACTGAGACAGATGGGTCAACAGGTCAAGTGGCCTCCAAAGATGAAAGCACCCGACTCGTTCCGGAACCCAGAACTCTGGTGCGACTTCCATCGCGATCATGGCCACAAAACCAAAGATTGCATTGCCCTGAGGATCGAGGTCACCGAACTACTCCAAAAGGGGCATCTCCAAGAATTCCTCTCAGAGAAATCCAAGGCCCACCTCAGCAAAGAGATAGCAGGGAGATCCAAAGGAGCTGCACCAACCTCACCACCTCGCCAAGATCGGGTGATCCATGTCATATCCGGAGGCTCAGAAGTAAGCGGAGTGAGCCACGCAGCCGCAAAGAAAAGCACCCGAAACGCTAAGCATGGTCTGGAAACGACCCAGCCGAAGGTCCTACTTCTAGACATCGACGAGATAAGCTTCACAGCTAAGGAGCAAGAGAAGATCCTAGCTCCCCACCATGATGCTCTAGTTATCTCTCTCACCGCAGCAAACTGCTTGGTAAAAAGAATACTAGTAGACAACGGCAGCTCCAAGAACATTATCTTCCAGATGGCGTACCAAGGTCTAGGGCTGGAGGAGAGCACCCTGACACGCAAGTAACCCCACACATCGGGTTCAGCGGCGAGGTCAAGAAAACCGCCGGAGAGGTTATCCTCCCAGTATACGCTGAAGGAGTCAACATGTCCACCAAATTCCTGGTCGTAGATTGCCAATCGGCATATAACATGATCTTAGGACTACCCTGAATCCAcgactgtgggaaccgaaattcgcactgtcgatttccgtttaaatagggaaactaggaaaaaccctaatttcccagaggtcccggatctctgcgagagccaacgataagtgaccaaatatatgcggaaatcatgaaatgataacaaacgagtttagagaaaacagtagatcttatttcgagtcagcgtaagagcgttgcgatcattacaagagatcataaaagctttggccgcaaaggctgtcagcgagttacttagttctagcggcctaataactcaaacctagttgagtcacagctcgataacaaaagacgaaatagatacagaaaaggtttttgattgatttcggactgaaccttgttaaaggctgcctacgtacccctttcgaggatcaagccgaacgtagttcgattgatagagctggacaagagctcgaactgcctgggcgagttcgtctagtaattgagtgccagtcatagaaactgAACTtatcgagaataaagcctaaagtttctaagtgcagagaattccgagtctaaaaagctgtccctccatgcctctcgcctaggactctttatatactcgctccaaggtcggtttacgcttttacttttctgcccttaagccgtcatagcataaaatgaagatattctattttttccgatcttcgtaattatcttcaaaattccgtatttatccgcggaaacttgacatttatcttcccttgcgaaccaagtgTAAACCGTCctatggtttacgggcttttggttaagaaatcgtaagatgggcttcgagtcgtgtcttaggtccctttgggccgtatttcgactcgaaacgtttattgcgacttctttcgataaagaacggactttccgcggtttttaccgcaaagtttgatcgatgattttgaatggcggaaaacatgaactgagtttgctatggtcttcgggagatagcatcgaaggatagatgagaatgcatggactggtgtcgtatcgacgtttcggaagagctcggtcgctacgtgcatgcttggtcgccgcgtatcgatcgagcttggcttgtctgcggtccgattgccatactcaagcttgtccgtggccgatttggatacatgtctgttgccttcggacaatcgtatttagtggttcgattgagatttgaacaagattttaccgcaaggctcttcgtaaagatatctttacgaggattacttttcgtaaaaatgttcatgctgatttttgtggactttcagacattgatttcgtcgtgaccgattttgaccccaacagttagccccccagctcgttagaaccatgagcttcaagcgtgaggttctagcgagtggcttggcaagtttgGCAAGtaaggtgagttaggcggaattaatggttgaaaaggtcagtGAAAAGTGgccttctcgctcttctaaaagtagaacgcgataagattggggctgcgccttatgacggctgcctacgtacccttgttgaagggatcaagccttttgtagttcgtcttggagttaaggttcttatgactagttttccagcgagacctttacggtctagtttttatgtagcggttatcaggagtgttgctgccgatggcattttgtatgggtgtagaaggaagactaggagttgtcatctcgtaatctaactctgtgtgaactgctatatccgtaatCTGTTTCgtagttttccgcagtgtgtaaacttgcaagatttctgaagattctcgaatattggcaaagagacaaattttgggatctcgtatcagggtgtttgatactatgcctagagatgttagagaccagtgcgctgggtttagggcaagacctaggtttactccttgTTTTAGAGGTGCGAtaactaattcgacttacgtatcccgtttcagtttcatcctgattctataccgatttaaagtccgcgataggttctcggcttatacgacttgtatggttggaaccgagcatctctccaaggacaatttttaagcctcctggaagtgctgaccaaaaattttgggtttcttttatagcgctattatccttgtgtaggatgtacgagagtcatctctacgagatggctaagtctgtttaggacgttgagagtttgttgtgatcagcaacaaacttaatggtaaaaaatagcatttcgagtcttcgcgaaggatatgttttgagaagatg
The nucleotide sequence above comes from Brassica napus cultivar Da-Ae chromosome A9, Da-Ae, whole genome shotgun sequence. Encoded proteins:
- the LOC106428064 gene encoding uncharacterized protein LOC106428064; this encodes MGVLANFVAEFSPALLPALEQEVRLRGKSKEEGEWILHVDGSSNVRGAGVGIVLTSPTGNTASRAVRCNFKATNNESEYEALIAVLTLAHQMGAENIQVFGDSPLIIIQVQGEYQEKDDSMIQYLAVSQRLIKKFKSCKLNQIPREKNSQSDALANLGSALETTRQMSIPLLVLQWPATMEEPPPEEVSTVEEGETWMSPLFWYLEADILPEDCGEARKIKKQAARYCISQEKLYRRSFAGLYLRCVTPREAARILVELHEGDCGSHSSGRSLVLRARRAGYDWPSMAADADRQAKHCNQCQRHAPVSKLPLKNLKSISSPWPFRKWGMDIVGKFPMAPGQKVFLLIVTDYFFKWVEAEALSRITDLQIRKFLWT
- the LOC106365042 gene encoding uncharacterized protein LOC106365042, which translates into the protein MSVSTWPDISHLSISTPELVNALRQMGQQVKWPPKMKAPDSFRNPELWCDFHRDHGHKTKDCIALRIEVTELLQKGHLQEFLSEKSKAHLSKEIAGRSKGAAPTSPPRQDRVIHVISGGSEVSGVSHAAAKKSTRNAKHGLETTQPKVLLLDIDEISFTAKEQEKILAPHHDALVISLTAANCLVKRILVDNGSSKNIIFQMAYQGLGLEESTLTRK